In Dermacentor andersoni chromosome 11, qqDerAnde1_hic_scaffold, whole genome shotgun sequence, the sequence CTACCAGTACAATTTTCCTCtgtgtttctctttatttttacttttagATGAAATCACATTGATTGAAGGACCCTCTGTACCAGTACAATTTGTGTGGGTGTTTTctgtttatttgtttctttaaaaTCAAGATTCTGTCACCACATGTCAATGAGGCGACTGACGCCTTGTATGCTGCCTGCCTTCTGTCTCCTCCCTGAGCGCTTTCCACAGATTTCCCCACGTTCCTCGGCCGTGGTGACTTGGTACAGGACCTCAGCTGTAGCCTTCGGTGTAGATCTGGGCCTCTGTGAGCACTGCTGCTTTGTGGTGTCCGTGAAGTGGTCACCAGCGTCTAGATGAGCTGCAAGCATACAGATGCGAAGAAACGAAATCCACTTAAGTTGGGGCTTCTCTAGATTGTCTCACCAATAAAGTGAGGTATTTtgttgcattcattcattcattcggtaTACTACTAAAGGCAGTTCTCCCATTTGCACAATACACGGGGAAAAGAGAGAGGGGGGCGTGAGTCACGATCAACTATCACGCATTCCGGTGGGCAGGCATAACTTATGTTTTACGACAATTAACTATGATATTAAAGAGGAGTAGCGGTAGATGTAGTACAAGCGTGCATGCAGAAGTGGCACTGAGGTGTGACCCGATGCCACGAAGATCTCGAGCGCGTCCACGCCATGTGGCAACGTCATTATTTTTTAGACATACTTGGCGTTTTCTGCTTCTATCCGCATGCCAACCCTTACCATTTTCTCTTACAGTAAGCTGCTGTTAAGACGATCCCGGTTAAGGTGAATTTGGGGGTATGCAGAACACTGTACATTTGGTTGGTTTCAGACAGGTTCAACGCAAAAGCAATCCGCTTAAAACGAAACGCTAATTCAGTTAAATCGAACTTCCACAGTCGTTCCTGACACCTGCTACTCAGTCTAGCGAGATGTCCTGATCGGCAAACTTTGAGAAAGTGATGCTAGCTACCTAAGAACCAAATGGTGATTCTGTAGACACAAACAGCTACACACATGTCGACGAGGATGTGAAAACCCACAAGGCTGATGCCGAAAAGGGTGATTAAGGAAGTCCGCGATGTGCTCCTAAAGTCTATATAGTTATAGTGAGGACATCATCCAGCGGTGCTCACACATTATCTAGCTGATAATGGCCTGGATCCTTtggtctatttttattttttcagcaGCATGAGGAGAATGAAGAAACTTTTCGTAAACTAAGTGAAATTCCAGCTTTCGTAACAGCGCACAGGTTTGCGAAATGCCGGCAGGCAACAGTTACTCGAGAGCTTAAGAGTTCTTAAAGCAACGTCTTGCATCACAAAAATCTAACCCGCAACTATTTACATCTGCCTTTTGATTTTGGTCCAGTTTCATTTGTTGGTTTGTGTGGTTTGCCAGGAATAACGCATTCTGTCATTCAGATCCCTTTTCTTAAGGCGAACTTTTCATGCTGCGAGCAGATATTCACAACTCTTTCGAGTTAGTTTTAACGGGAACCTACTGCATATAGTATTTATTATACCCAGGTGCGGCTCTGGATTCATGAATCTGAGGGCGGCGAAAATGGCCTAATTAAACAGACCTGCAGTTAACTGTTTTCCCAGGGAGGATCTTGGCATTCAAGAGCCCATTGCATACAGGGGCCACTATGTGCCGCTGGAAGCAGACACCAATGATGTCTTCAGCGGCATTTCAAGCCAGGAAGAAGCTGATTCTGCTATAGGTAATTTTTCTTGTTGTGTACGCAACACAGTTTAGTAAATATGTACGAGGCAAAGGGTCTTATACTTACGTGGCTGGAGGAACACTGAAGCCTCGAACGTGTTGACAACACCCCTTCTTTTGTTGCTTGAAGGAGGCAGCATGATTGAGCTCGACTGGCGGAATGCTGGGCCTCCTCGGACCTGTGTTGTACGCATGAGGCAGTGTCAAATGAAaccacaaacacgcacacacaaagccagcaataAGTAGCATTGAGCTCAATGCACATTGGTGAGCACTTGGGCAAATCTTGTGAACATGTCTGCACTGCATGTGCTATTGTCAGTAAGAAACATAAATTGTTGCGTGAAGTTGTACACATTTCTAGGCTAAGTTCCGACTATGTGAGAATGAATATTAGGTCTCTGAAAGTGACAGAAGCATGCACATCAAGGGCTGCTGCTGAAGTGTGTAAATCGCTGTACTCTCGGAATAAATATGCTCACGGAAGTGCCACCTGCCACCTTGGCCGTGAGAGGTGCTAGCTAACACTCCCGGTGCCGAACCTTGTACATGCgcacaaatacccaagaaggtCGACAAGAGGATAGCAGCTGCGGTTTCTCAATCTATAAAGTACCGCATGCGTAACGCAAAACACGTGGGATCAACTCCCACCTGCAGCGAGTtaccttttcgtccactttcacttccctttATCTTATTACTTGTGCATTTCAAACAGACAAATTAATTACCTTCCCCTGTGCTTTATCTGGCTGCACTGTCTGTTACATCGTACGGTTGTGACTAACAAAACACTGAGCTCTCGGATGCTCTAATCATTCTCGTTCTAGCAGACATTAATGCTCTGTCTCGTATATACTTTCTTCTTTACTGGCCTACCTATGCAAAAACTGTCATCTTCTAAATGGGTTCTATCAGCGCGCATTACAAAATTACCTCTTGGAAACTGGTGGCCCCCTTTACGGTTTGTGTATGCCTTCACTAATAGCtcaggtttgaaaaaaaaaattataaattcaGGAGTTTTACAGTCAGGTGGATTAATGAGCTGATTATTAGGTTCGCTGTAGCAGGGGAACTCCAGAATCATTTGGGCCACCTGGGATTGTTTAATGAGCACCGAAacctaagtacacaagcattcttgcacatTGCTTCATTCATGTGCGGCAGCCACTTCCGGGATCCAACCCGCGACCTCTgaagagcaatgccatagccactaagctaccacagcGGGTAGTTAAGCTTTTGATAGAAGACAATTCAACCCAGttggattggattggacaaactttactagaggtcctgcaggacgcacgtcaacGCGCAGTCGGCGTCTttcacgcagggaccgacagggagtacctggcagCCGCTGCGAGAGCGTGCTGGATaacccattgctggtcttgtaggagcagGCTTCAtagggtcttctcccacttgtcagAGGTAGATTTGGGTGGAGCGtttctacactcccagagcacgtgtgcgagtgtaaCCCAGTGTAACTAACTTTTCTTTGCAAACATTTTGCTTACCAATGCTAAATATCAACTAGAATCCACTAAATGTATGTGAGCATTTGCTAACCAGAAAAATATTAACGAGAAATGGCATATAATATAGTGAACACATTTTTTAAAAAGTAACTATACCTATAGTATCAATTACAGTGACAATCGAACTACGAATGCTAGAAAGACTCCTCCAAGACTTCCGAATTTCAATGGTGTGGCATTTACACCTTCCACAAAGCGGTTAATAAATGctttcataaagaaaaaaaattaatgttttaCGAAGTGAACTGGGTCGGATTAGATGTATGAACCAAGAATTCATTGTAACTTTTATAACTCTACGCGCTTAAAGACAGGCACTTTGAACAATAAGTTTCTCTGACTGGGACGACGAAATGCCTCATGACGCAGCTTGGCAAGCATGGTCATACATCTCTAACTGTGCTTGGAGGCTGCTTGTTGAACAGGCTGAATAACATATTGACCACAAATAAAGACGGGAACAGGGGAAGAGAACACAATAACAACACGGGCGGTGTTGTTTATGTGTTTTCTTCCGCTGTCCCCTTCTTTATTTGCAGTCAATATTATGtacagtaaacaccaactaggccaaactgaagttcttctgaggCTGAATAGTCTACTGATAAACATTTTAAATCAGTTTGAAAAGTCCACTATTTGCTTGTTTGTGGTTCCAAGAGAGATAAGCCTGAGAATCACTGCTGGTGGTAAACTTTAGGGAAGAgaggctgattttttttttaaatgtgcctACTTTTCTAGTCCATACGTAAGCCACTTAGAAAGGGGAAAATTTCTTCAATGTTGCCAAGCTTGCAACTTCCTGAGGATATATCGCCTACCTTGTGGAAGcttgagcttccagtttggcagATGTCGTCAAGGGATGCCGTCTTTGCATCACAATGCGAACGGATGCCGGCATTGTGAAGCTTGCGGGGGCACGTCTGCGACGTTGGCCATGCACAGCTTGAGCACCCAAACGTCAAGCAGGTCACGTGGAAGCTGGTTGGATGCATCGCTTGTCACATATATGAGACGAATGACGTATAACACGGAGAAAAGGGGGTGTCCTAGCTTCGCCTGTTGCGAAAGGAGACAAGAGAAATGATAAGGAAAATTCAGTAatgttaaccaggctgagctcGGTTGGCCAGCTTTCATTAAGGAAGCGAGAAAAGGGACCAGAAGTTGAGTGCGTGTCTTGTCTATAGAAGGTGCACTTACGCATGTGCACTCACTAACTGTCATGATTATTCTCACAGTAATCGACAGTACACCACCAATATACAGTGCTTTGTGACAAAAATGGCAACCCTGGATGTCTCCCATGACTATTATCGGAACGTATGGATCTGCCGGCCTTCTTTCATGACGTCACAGTTCGCAATCGAGCAGTCCTGTTATCTGAAGGTCTTTGTCTGGCACCGAGGCTCTATCGAGGGGGAACGTGAGGACGTGGCTAAATCACCGAGGCCGACCTTGGAAATGCtacccgtaaaaaaaaaaatactctgtcAGCTAAAATCTAGTCTGTGTATGAGTCTAAATTTAAACAAGAAATGCTGTGCTGCTGTAAAGGTCACAACATGTCAATACCGCAGTAAAGGTAGCGTTGGCAATGCAAATGCCAGCTACTCTCGTTGGCAGAGCACCATCTGTGTGAAACAGGCACTGTGAATTCCTCCTGGCATTTTGCCTGTTTATTTCATGAGGTCAGTCGCTGTTAGCCAGCTAGCTCAGCTATACATCCTTCTTGCACCTACTATAACCAGGCATGGGCCATGCTAGAGTCATTTGATAAGTGGCCTTGTTGGACGTCATTTAGTTTCCCTCATTAATCGCACTTCAGGGACACCGAAAAGTTCACTGTTTACTGTGCCTGGAGACTTGCTAAGCTATGTCTTTGGTGCATAGCCACAGTGGGCAGCTGGCCCTGCATAAGATAGTTAAAATGAATGGAAAAGAGACTGTGAACTAGTGATTCGAGATTTATTGGTTACAGATAATAATATCCTGAGGAAAAAAGATGGAAATAGAAAGAAATCAACCCAGAATGCTTTAAGAAAGCTCTAAAATAATAAATATCTCCCCCCCTCAACTGTTTCTATAAGCATTcctttttatttatctttttttttttttgtagtagcTCTTAAGGGTATGACATCTAGATATGGTGGCATCTGCTGCAGGTGCCATCACCACGTTTTACTGCCAGGAGAAATACAcaaaacagaaaataaagaacaagcgaTGTTTCCACTTACGCTTCCATCTCGTTTCTGCAATGGGCGAGCCGACACGTCGCAGATGTCATCGGGCCAGCTACTGACAATTTCAGCAGCACCTAATGGGGCAGCAGGGAGAAATATTAAGCTAAGCTGGCTGCGCAACTAAGTCGTGCTCTTCTAAAAACAAAACCTCCATTTTCACTCTCACAGGAGACTCCGCAAGGCAAACAAAATGCGAGACAAAAGACGTTCCGATGACGCCGCGTTGAAGTTCCCGTGTCAGCTCACTGCGACACCATCATTTTCGGCAGCTCGTGCCTAGCTGGTTGATTATCGGACTGCATTCTAAATGAACCAAACACTCCACCTCAGAACAAGTTTCAAAAGCTTTTCTTGTGCCAAAAATGGCCCAGGTACAAGCATATTCATTGAAATCTGCATTATCCGTATTGAAATCATTACATTACAGGCGGATGGATAGgagggctagttggtaatgcattataataaaaacttagagcgctaaaaacacacaggatgtagaaaaagaaacacaccatACATGCTCTTTTCTTACTAACAGCTGGTGTGTAATGCATGCatggaaaaatacatatattgaAAATGGATGCATCACGCATGTCAAGATGGGGTACAAAAAAACAGCATACATCAAAGGCACATGTGAACATTgattaataaaattgaattctttaTTGTGTAGTAATAAGGATGGTTGGCTTACACACAGTGCGGAATTCTTAGTAATATGATAGGCTTCAGAGATTTCTCGTGTGGTTTGGTTAGGGTGACGGAGCAAAATGACTGTTTTCGAAGATGGTTTTATAAGGACATGATTTACAATGTAAGGCGAGATGAGACAACGGCGCGCCGTTTAAtgaatttctgtgctctctgagGGGTACGCTGGCACATCTGCTTGTTTGACCAATGTACATATGACCACAGCTTAGGGAAATTTTGTACAATACTGTTGAGACACAATCGACAAAGCGATTAACATGTTTCTCCCTGAATTTTCTATCACCTAATGATGTAGCCTGTGCCCTTCTGTGCAAAATGAATTAAATGCAACTAAGCCTGTGTGGTGTGCGTGTGGTGTGTTTTTTCTATGTCCTATATTTtattataataaattacaggTGTTGAGGCTttctgcacaaaaaaagaaaaagaaagaaacagcaagcTTAACCTTCATTCTTCTCATGTAAAAATCCATCGTTTTCAAGCAAATGAATGACAACAGATGCTGATAAATAATAATCAACCTTGAAAGAATACCTTGAACTCTATAAGCAAAGTGTTAACGAAATATAACTATCTTAGGTAAAACACAGGAAGATGCTAGAACGCAGAGCGAGCACCCTTAATTCTCTGTTATCCTCAAGTTGTCCTCGTCCGTGTGTATTCGCGCAGTTCCGTGCCTTTGAGTTTCACCTGTGGCATACTCAGGGCTTTGCGTCGGCTATGTTTGTAGTCCGAGACTGCAGGTTCAGAATAAGCAACTTAGGTCGGCATAGGCTACACCGCCCATCTGGACCAGTCAATCCAAGAAACATTGTTTGAGAGCATGCTTCTGTATGTACGC encodes:
- the LOC126539468 gene encoding uncharacterized protein isoform X1; the encoded protein is MHFPWRRVASWLLGLIALRWIHLPVLVVNEVSTLHGCFCHKLEPVARLVCCSDRPINGIQLVLCGGFLQLPPVSRKEEPALVFCFQVLLKLSVAGPMTSATCRLAHCRNEMEAFHVTCLTFGCSSCAWPTSQTCPRKLHNAGIRSHCDAKTASLDDICQTGSSSFHKVRGGPAFRQSSSIMLPPSSNKRRGVVNTFEASVFLQPPHLDAGDHFTDTTKQQCSQRPRSTPKATAEVLYQVTTAEERGEICGKRSGRRQKAGSIQGVSRLIDMW
- the LOC126539468 gene encoding uncharacterized protein isoform X2 produces the protein MRPLWVNQLCRCKVLVVNEVSTLHGCFCHKLEPVARLVCCSDRPINGIQLVLCGGFLQLPPVSRKEEPALVFCFQVLLKLSVAGPMTSATCRLAHCRNEMEAFHVTCLTFGCSSCAWPTSQTCPRKLHNAGIRSHCDAKTASLDDICQTGSSSFHKVRGGPAFRQSSSIMLPPSSNKRRGVVNTFEASVFLQPPHLDAGDHFTDTTKQQCSQRPRSTPKATAEVLYQVTTAEERGEICGKRSGRRQKAGSIQGVSRLIDMW